The genomic DNA AAGGCGGACCGGATGAAAGGCCACAGGAGTATCGCGTTTCCCAGCATTATCAGCAGGCCTACTATTAGAAGTCCTATATTTGCTATCCGGTCGAAGTCAGTCGGCTCCGCGTCCTGAAACAAAGCATCATCGAGCGCGTGTAGGTCTACAACTAGTGGTTTGGCCCCCTCCTTAATAAATCTGAACATCATCCCCGGTTGATTGAGTTCTGTGCTCTTTCTCCCTGACATTAATGCCAGAAAGGCATTAAGTTTTCTTGCATCCTGCGGGTCCGCCAAATCTTCGTAGTAAGAGAAACCTCTGAAAAGAAATACGCTGAAAATCCAGGCCAAGAGATAACTGGCATCCTGTTTGAAGAAACTTTTCCTAGCCATTCCAGTGGAAGTGTTCACCAACCTTAATTTCCCAAGATCTATTCCGATTTGCCCCGTGAATCTCCGAACTAGGACGATCCTGTCCTTGTGGAGCCGCACTTCCTTAAAGAGCAGCAGATCGATAAGTGAAAGAATGAATACAAGAAACAGAAAGACAGAAAAAGGTCTAAAAAGTAAGTCCAGCGGGCCGGTGTATGGCGGAATGAAAGACATTCCACCCAAAAATAGAGCGAGTACGGCAAAGCAAAATGCTCTTAAGAGCACATGGAACTTTCGGTACCTCAAGACAAACAATGGCTCGTCATCTGACTTACTTTCCGGTTTGTCATTGTCTTTCATTTTTGTTCGCTTTCCCTCGGCAGCCTCTTTCGCAAAACCGATGCGGTTGCCCCGGCTTCCGCACGGGGTCACCACGTCCTGCACGGGCTTTTATTGAGGCAGAAACCCTTCCCCGTGTTTCTTCAGGATTTCCAGAAAATAGCCCAGGGGCAGAGAGACCGGCTCATCGCGGCGCATTACAATGTCGGACTGGAAGGCTATTTCGCCTTCCACAAGGTGTATTTGCTTGAGCACTCCTTGAGCCAGCTCCTGGTCTATCTCGTGGGACAGGATGAATGAAACGCCCATACGCCGCTCTATGTAACTGAGTATGAAGCTGAGGCTTTCGGAATCCACCAGGACCGAAGGGGTAACGTTATAGCGTTTAAGCGTCTGGATGATCGCGTTGCGGGACCCTGAGCCGGGTTCCCGGGTGATCATGGATTCCCCATTCAGCGCCTGAATGGATACAGTTCCCTGAAGCGCCAGAGGATGATCCGGTCTGGCCACAAGCATAAACACAGCCTTGCCAAACGGAACAGCCTTAAGCTGCGAACCGTATTCTTGGCGAGCCACCACGACCAGATCTTCCTTCCTGCTGCGCAGCCTGTTCAGGAGATCGGCGGAATTCCCTTCACTGAGGCTAACGTGTGTTCTCGGGTATTTCTGCTGAAACTTGGCAATGATGTCCGGCATGATGATGCGCGCGTAAGCCTTGGTAATGCCGATTCTAAGCGTCTCGGAAGTGTCTTCCCTTCTTTTCGCCAGCAAGTCCTCCATCTGCCCGATTCGCAGGAAGATCCGCTTGGTCAGCAAGTACAGGGCCTCTCCTGTTTCCGTCAGCTTGTACTCCTGGGCCTGGCGGTAAAACAGTTGAACCCCGCATTCAGCCTGAAAAGAGCGAAGCTGCTGAGACACTGCCGGTTGCGTGATATGAAGGTGGTCCGCGGTCCGGCTCATGTTCAGGTATCGGCAGAAGTGGTGGAATGTCTCCAGATGATTGAGGTTCATGGGTGACCTGGAAAAGAAGGATGATACCATTGTAGTATAAGTTAATCTAATAGATCCATAACTTTTTATGACTTGACTTCT from Desulfomonile tiedjei includes the following:
- a CDS encoding LysR family transcriptional regulator, whose amino-acid sequence is MNLNHLETFHHFCRYLNMSRTADHLHITQPAVSQQLRSFQAECGVQLFYRQAQEYKLTETGEALYLLTKRIFLRIGQMEDLLAKRREDTSETLRIGITKAYARIIMPDIIAKFQQKYPRTHVSLSEGNSADLLNRLRSRKEDLVVVARQEYGSQLKAVPFGKAVFMLVARPDHPLALQGTVSIQALNGESMITREPGSGSRNAIIQTLKRYNVTPSVLVDSESLSFILSYIERRMGVSFILSHEIDQELAQGVLKQIHLVEGEIAFQSDIVMRRDEPVSLPLGYFLEILKKHGEGFLPQ